The following is a genomic window from Vitis vinifera cultivar Pinot Noir 40024 chromosome 6, ASM3070453v1.
TCAAACAGAGCTTGAAAGTGGTTTTAttggaagtatttttaattattatttttaaaaaaaatcatctatcaaagattcaaatatgtttttaaaaaatattataaataatttttaattttttaataatattttaaaatttttatcaaatgccttatttttctccaaaaatacattttaatgttaaaaatgttttgaaaaagtAATATCAAATagaatttaagttatttattttaatttcctttacatCCCATCACCAttaaatataatacaaattatTAAGAGAAAACGTCACCACAGGCGTTTCTTCACAAGTGAAACAGGAACCAGAGTACAGGAACCTGTCTCTTGCTGTGAGTATTAATTAGCTATTAACTCCACAACCAAACTTGGATGTTTGAAATGACAACTGGAATTTATCAGTTTTGTCTCTTTCTTTTCAGCTTCCTagaatcctttttcttttttcaaggtAAACGTCATTTGCTATGTGGCTTCTGTTTGATTTTCAGTTCAAAGAGTGGCAGAGTAGAGAAGAACCTAGGAGGCATGGCATAGACTGGCTGCAGCAATGGAGATGGTAGATGGTCTCTCAAGGGAATGACAGCCCTTGTAACGGGAGGAACTACTAACTAGAGGAATCGGGTCTGTACACATTCCCTGTTTTTCTGTTCTAGAATGAACTTTGATCTGTCTCTGCCAATTATCACcttgtttttatattaattctgCAGGCATGCTATTGTGGAAGAACTGGCTGGGTTAGGTGCAAGAATACACACATGTTTTCGAACAGAAACTGAGCTTAATGAATACTTGAGGGATTGGGAGGGTAAAGGTTTTGAAGTCACTGGCTCAGTCTGTGATGTATCCTCTAGGGCCCAAAGAGAGAAGCTAATAGAGACAGTACCTTCTAAGTTTAATGGGAAGCTGAATATCCTTGTTAGTTCCTCTAGTTTGTTAAATGTGACACATCCATTTTAGAATCATTTTCACTAAATATAATTGATGAGTTACCCTAACTGAATCTTTGAATTTGGATCAACAACGCTGGAACTGGCAAACCGGGACGGTCAGTGGAGTTCACAGCTGAAGAGTTCTCAACGGTCATGGCTGTAAATTTTGAATCTGTGTACCATCTATGCCAACTTGCGCATCCCCTTCTGAAGACCTCAGGAGCAGGAAGTATTGTGCTCATGTCTTCTGTTTCAGGTGTAGTATCACTCAAGTATCTGTCTGCCTATGGAGCAACCAAAGGTACTTCATGCCACCATCAGGTTTATGTTGCAGGTCCTGTGTTGTTGGACAAGATGATGGATATTTacctttataatttttctttcaggGCACTGAATCAGCTTGCAAAGAACTTGGCATGCGAGTGGGCGCAAGACAACATCAGGACTAATTCTGTTGCCCCTTGGTACATCAAAACTTCTCTGGTAGAACCTGTGAGTTTAATTCCCTTCACCTCATTTAAAAGTTGCTGTTGTTTTCATTGGGAAAACTGATTAATAAACTAATCTTCtgttttactttcttttatttttttggttgtaTCATTTGGTTTCGGTTTCTTAGTGAGAAAAGCTTTACGGAAGAGGTAATAAGAACAACTTCGCTTGGTCGAGTGGGGGATCCAAAGGAGGTGTCATCCTTGGTAGCATTCCTCTGCCTACCAGCATTGTTGTTACCTCGCGTCTTTGGCGATCCACGTAGTAGCCAGATGGATGGACGCGTGATCTCAACTCATAAAGGTCCTTGATCCAGTCTTCATTCCTGcaagaaggcatccggacagggtatCCGGACGCACCcttcgatggttttgttagccatggtcagagagaggaatataaatcagttggccttttactaggtattaAGAAGTTACCAGGAGGATCCgcttcttcttcgtgcgaaggcatatatatacagcttcaggggtactgttcctctcattaatggcgaagagatattttatgtttgtcatgatgacatttggaggcagcatggtcatcgccaccctactggcggctgtcagaaaccgtggtaggtgatgctgctGTCTAGATATCGTGGGAaatgatcatgtagaatgatcgtgggaagtgacttgttgtcacctcgacccgtcctttcactctgcagatgatgggacgtgggccatggctggttgtcgtgatagcgtgtaagacttgctttactttaattgatgatcCGGACGATTAAATCCGGATGGTcacatgctgattatccggattgTATAGTGGAGCGGATACATTATGAAGGTTGTCCGGATGTCTATGCTCTgtcagcgtcgtttgctcttccttggacaGAAGAAGCTGAAACGTCATGTGcttttccttgaggcggtccggataggagaaccATCATCATgcgtatccttaggggaatccggatgatgatggtccgacTGATAACACGTGCTGCGTGTCACTGTGaggtgcgtgccacgtgtttcccagagggaggggtccctacattgcccccctttttaacttgcctattttgccaaaaaatgggcgggttaaaaaataactggctttttgaaaattgaagaggtctcttcgtctgactgggccacgtggcgagtgggggtgcggaagccataaaaggcatttatgatgagccgccgACTTTGGGAATTCCCAGGCAGCATGTTGTTTCAATGATAGCGCTGTTTGGacgtttggctttccgagggcTGGTCCCCCTATAAATAGCGTACTGtaccttctttttcattttttctactGCATTTATCTGagagcctttcttcttcttgcttTTGTTGCGTCCTTTGCTTTTTCTGAGTAAAGAAACTCGAAAACACTTTTGTACCGGTGATTTTGTGTCGCGACACTTGTTTGCTGCTGGTGTTCTTGTATCGAAACGACGATCTTTCTTCTTCAGAGCTTCATTTGGTACGTGTACTTTTGCTATTGCTGTTCCTTTTGTTGCGTTTTGTtggttttttggttttggtttctgatttgtttgggttagggtttgtgtattttctgggTTACTTGTGTTTTACCCATTGCACTTCTTGTGTGTAGTTTTGGGCTTGTGtttgtggtaagaaatggctGCAAAAAAGACTGTTTCATCTTCCCGGGGTACCGAGGTTCGTGGAAAAGCGATAGATAAGTTGGACGTGAAGGAATTCAGGGAACGGTTCTGTATCCCAAATGACGTGGCTATCGAATTGCTGAATGGGAGGGTGCTTGTGCCTTCTGAGAAAGCAGAAGAAAAAACTATCATCTTCTcgaaggaacaattcaacgcggggctctggttccctctgccggcgttgttcaaggagTTCCTTCACTTCACCCAGATTCCACCCGTCTTTATTCATCCCAACATCGTctgggtgctgatgggatgcaacATCATAAACATGCTGTACAACCTCGATCTCACGCTGCTGAAGGTGTTTTTTGTGTATTCTTTGAAGAAGGTAAAAAATGACATCTTCAGCATGTCCGTACACCTGCCCTCCCTCCAACTGGTGACGGAgctgccagattcgacaaagggaggggcgacGGGACACGTGGTGGTCCGGGGTGCATGGGCGGGGTTTTTGGAGCATTCGGCGAGGCCTTTCTCTCCAAACTACTCCTTGGTGGTTCCGGGTAGGTTTGCTTTGTGACTATTGTCCGGCTTTtactttgttgatttttttgttgaCTCTTCCGGATGGCATTCTCATCTTTTGTTGCTATTAATGTAGGTCCGGAATTaaggggccaccttgtggactgggtggaaaaggcgtccTTTGGCTGTCTCAGCAAATTGTTCGAGATAGACGCCAAGGAGAGGCAATGCAAGACGCTGCTGACCGTGCGGAACCTGACGgcggtcgtccgggagccccGAGAATATGTCATCAACATTCTCCCCAGGAAGATGCTAAAGGAAGTTGttcctggggagcattatactgtgaaggaTTTCCCGATTTACGAGGCGTTAAAAGAGGCTGACGCTAAAAAACGCCGACTTCTCCTGGAGGAtcgggagaagaagaagaacgaaGGGACCCTTCGGAAGGCTCCCGAACAGAAACGTGACGCAGACTCTCCTCCAGAGAAAATTCCAGCGAAAaggaggaagctggtgaagaaaaATGGGAAGGACTTGAAGGAGCCCAGTCCTCCCATGGAATTTGCTCCTCCGCCCATTATTCACGAGGCGGaggtaatgatagaggagccagtgaaCACTGCCCCTCATTCTATCTCAAGCGGGTACGGACACCTTGCGGGGCTGAACCACTCAAGCACCTCCTTGGCAGCGGTTGCGCGTCTAGCGAATTTGGTTGAGGAAGCTGCGTCTGTCAACCATCCGGACTCCCGCAATCCGGATGCCGATGCAGCTGAGGCCGTTTGCGCGACCCCCATGGAGGAAGTGGGAGCAGAAAGCCAGAGTCAGCCCTCTAACGATCCGGACCTGCTGGCTCTTGTTCTGGTGACGAGGCCATCCTCAAAGAAGCCTCGCTCGGTGCGCGATCTGAAGTCCGGACTCCACGGgcggcttcaagagcggcaACAAGAGATTGAAGTCAGTTGCTCATCTACCCACGACGCTCATCCGGAGGGGGGCGAAGTGGAGATGGTAACTGAGGCTCCATCCGTCCCGGTGGTGGTCCCGGCTGAGGTTGCACCTGGGGAGGCCCATCGGGCCGGAAATGTTGAGGTCCCTCACCCGGAACGAAAATTGCCTTCTGCTGCTTCATCCGGGGGTGGACCTGTTAATGACGCATCTTGCTCATCCGATAACTCTTTTAGTTATGCGGAGTTGGAAGATAAGCTGAAAGAGATTCCACCCGGCTCCCCTGATATCATGCCCTCAGCCCAGATGTTCGAAAATGTGGAAATGGTAAAACTGTTTTTCGTGCTTTTTgattgttttatcattttgttgTGTTGTTGTGGAATGATTTGTAACTTTGCATTGCTTGTTTGTGTGTCAGCTGGTGAGTGGTCTCCGCGGCATGGCCCAACACCACGATCTCTTTTCTGATTTGCTGCGGACCACTGATTATATGAGGATCTTTGCCTCTCGGCATAAAGAAAGCGAAAACCAGCTGCGCCTGAAACTGGAAGAGGCTGAAGCTGGCTTATCCACCATTCGAAAAgaaaatgaagccctccggGTGGATTTGGCCGAGGCAAAGAGTCGGGAGGAATCAGCGGTCGACCGCCTGCATGAGGCAGCAGATGAGATAACCCAGCTGAGgggggaggtgaggcaactccggacAGAAGTTTCTATTGAAAAGAAACAGAGGGAAGATTTAAAGGTGCGCTTGGTTGCACAAAAAGAGGAGCtagaacgggagtttgctgtaGAGAGGGAGGAAATTGAAGCAGAATATCAAAAACAAGAGGATGATACGTTCATCTTTGGGTATCGGTGttgcatgaagaagaacggtatCAAGCGGGACGtgccttcaattcctccgggtgaagaaaagaaattttatgaCAAGCCTGCTCCCTGACAGtttctctttttgcaatttctcCTGTAATCttccttttgtatttttgtgGTCCGAAGACCTCCTTTGTACATATTTTTAgctatatcaataaaaatacttcttttCTCATTTGAACTTGTCTTGGCTTTCTTattgataatactgctttaaattagacacattccatggtctaagtaatggagttccgtctagcttttgtaaatgataggctccattgtCACTTGCTTTAGACACTATATAAGGTCCTTCCCAGTTGGCTTGGAACTTCCCTACACCCACTTCagtagtattttcaaaaacttttctaaggactagtgtaccatttttgaagcttcttggtctcactttgcgattgtaatgtgctgatgccctttgttgataatctgccatccggatggccgcgCTTTCCCTCACTTCATCCGtccaatccaaatttcttcctaattgCATGTTTGCATCACTTTGTTTTGCTGCGTCGGTCCGGATAGTAGGGAGACCTATTTCGGTAGGAATAACggcatccattccatatgcaAGAGCGAaaggagtatttcctgttggCCGTCCGGGTGTAGTTCGGTAGGCCCATAGGACGTCGGGCAGCTCCTCgacccattttcctttggcttgctcaagccttttctttaaggcagtgattagggtcttgtttgtggcttctgcttgcccaTTGCTTTGAGAATATTGTGGTGTGGAGTATGAGTTCCGGATGTTTAGCTCTGAACATAAATTTCTGAATGCAATgctatcaaattgtggaccattgtcggctatgatggtttggggaattccaaaacggcagataatatttttccatacaaacttggtgacatccttgtctttgatgctagcatatgcttcagcttccacccacttactgaaataatctgtggcaacaagcaaaaatttcttttgggcaggCGCAGCTGGGagaggtcccactatgtccatgccccactgtgCGAAGGGCCATGGACCTGAGATTGATTTTAACGTTGTtgatggcatatgtggaatgagagcatacctttgacatttatcacatcttttgacatatgctgccgcgtctttcttcattgttggccaatagtatccttgtgaatgggctctatgtgccagagatcgtcctcccgaatgatttccgcatattccctCATGTAACTCAGCTAACACATATTGAGCTTCTGAATGCCCTAGGCACCGAAGATATGGCCCTatgaaggatcgcttgtacaggtgccccccaattAAGGTAAAACaggcagcttgcacccggactTTGTGTGCCTGTTTGGGATCTCCGGGTAGAGTTCTTGTCCGGATATATTCTGTGATATCATTCATCCATTCTTGGTCGTCCGCTTGGGGTGCCTCAATGGTATTGCAGATTGAAATTTCTGAGACAGAGGGGTTGGTTTGCACATGTATGGGCAGTAGAATGGCTTCCTTGATAGGGAGAGAGGCAACTATGCCGGCCAAAGCGTCAGCGCGCCTATTGTCAGCTCGcttgattttttcgattgtccattcAGTGAATTGCTGCAAGGTGTTTCTTACTTTAgctaagtatcgcgccatgcatGCGTtcttagcctcatattcctcCTGGACATGTTTTACCACGAGTTGTGAGTCGCTGaagatccggagtttggagacggatagcgcaagggcgaggtccaatccggacaagatagcctcatattctgcttcattgttagaggcagagaatcccagccggatggcctGTTCCAAATGTTCTCCAGTTGGGGACTGCAATAAGAGCCCgactccagagcctgatgaacgtgaggctccgtcaactcacAGAGTCCACCATTCTTTTTTACTTGATCCTTCATGTTGGCCGGGTTTTCGGGaatattctagcacgaagtcagcTATTAcctggcctttcatggacaacctTGGTTGGAATTCAATTCCAAACTCGCTTaattcgatggcccattgtagcattctcccgattaaatctggcttgtgcagaatgttgcgaaggggTTGATCAATCAACACGATCACcgggtgggcttgaaaatagggccagagcttttgggcagcgcttcgaagggctaaggctgttagctccatttttgaatatctggtttctacgtctgccaatgccctgctgacatagtagatgggcttctgctccttgggtgatgggcagcggaatagaacgacactgattgcccattctgacaCTGCCAGATACATGTATAATTTCTCCTTTGGGATgaggctgctcaagatgggtggttgcataagataatgtttaattctttccaaAGCGTTTTGGCAATTGTCCGTCCACCCGTGCattccagcttttcgtatcgccaagaagaagggtcgcaactcatcaATGAAGCGGGCTATGAAACGCCCTAATGCAACGAGTTTGCCTGTGAGGCGCTGTAACTCTTTCTTGTTCCTGGGAgggggtgtttccatgactgcttcgacttgatccgggctgacttctatgcccctttggctgaccataaatcctagAAATTTGCCggcacttacgccaaaggcgcatttagaaggatttagcttcatgccataccTTCGTAAGAGGTAAAAAACCTTTTGCAAATGAAGGATATGCTGCTCTCGAGTTTtacttttaaccacgatatcatcaatatatacttcTACTGAGTgacctatcagaggtttgaagattttagtcatcaatctttgataagtggcgccaacatttttgagtcaaaatggcatgacttta
Proteins encoded in this region:
- the LOC132252654 gene encoding tropinone reductase homolog At2g29260, chloroplastic-like, with the translated sequence MPTCASPSEDLRSRKYCAHVFCFRCSITQVSVCLWSNQRALNQLAKNLACEWAQDNIRTNSVAPWYIKTSLVEP